DNA sequence from the Halorussus limi genome:
AAGTACCTGCTCAACAGGTAAACTAGTAGCGTCAATCGAACCCGTACGGAAGAGTGGATTTAGAGCATGTTTCTTATTCGACAGCGCAGCGTCTCTGAGGTCAATCCATGTTGTATAGGGATCTACACCCTGCTGTGTAGCGTGTGTAACGCTAACTATTGATTGAAGCGTAACTCGTTTACAGTCTTGCTCGATCGACTCGAAACTCTGTTCACCATCGCCAACCTGATCGATGGCGGACGCTACATACGTGGAGAGTGCATCAACCGCAGGAGGGAGATTTTTGCTTTCTACCATATGTGACGTGGGGTCTGCTCTGGAATATCTTAGACGTAGATTCGGCTAAAAGGTATGGATTATTGGAAAGCAGTGGTGAGGTCTCATACCACTAACCCGAATACCCGGCCACCACGCCGGGTCCGATCAGGCGTCCCTCGGCCACCACACCGAGGGATTCACTCTCTCTTTTGGGAACTGGTTCACATGGCTGATCGACCAGCATGCGTCGACGTCTCCCTACATACTTCAATGCATGCAAATCTCTTGATGTAGATTTGATCTGTTGAAATCCCATTCTTTAGTTATCTTCTCATCTGAAACGACTTGTCGCTGAATATTACGAACTGACCGCGAGCATTCGCGTGAGCGGAGCGAGCGCGATTCTGCCTTTTTCACCATGTTTTTCGAGGATTCGTGTTACGCGCGTAACACCGAAACACTCTGGAATCACTGTCGCCCGTTCCCGCCCGCTCTCCCGATCGTAACACCGAACTCACCGTTTCTCATCATCGGGTATCGTGGCGTTCCCGCCCATCGGCAGGACAGTCCCGTCAATTTCTTCTCGCTTCATCCGTTCCTCTTCTGCTAACGCGAACGTCGTGTACAGCAGCGCTGCGCGAGCTAATCGCAGCATTTCCACCGTCACCTCTCGCAACTCTTTCTCACCGACCGGGTAGTACTGCGTGTCTTGCAACCAACTTCTGTCCGGGGGTTCGGACACGATCCCATCACGGTACACTTTAAGATAGTCGTGCTCGATCGCATTCCGGAGGTCTCGGAGTTCATGCGCGACCACAACCGGCGACTCGTCGTCGTTCTGCCCGGAGTCTTCATGGAAATCTTTCCTGAGCCAGAACAACGCGTTCAACGCCCAGTTATCCGAGTCCACGAACTGTTCTTCTAACCCCTTACTGTAGTGCCCACGGTTGTGCCATACTGACCGGAATGACGGGTCGTCGTGTCCGAGATCGTAGTACTCGTTGATGATGACGGCGATTTTATCGAATACGGAGTACGCCGTTCGGAACGCGGATTTGATTTGCTCGGTTCGGTACCCGTACACGGAGTAATCGAGCGTATCTTGCAGCGTGACATTCCTATCAGAGGAATGCCCGACTGATCTCATCCACCCTTCATAATACATGTACCGCGCGGACACGAACTCCTGTTTGATCTGGTTGAATACACCGGGATACGGAAATTCCTCTCCATCGGGCATGATCATTCCCGGGAGTGTGACAGGGTCGTGCGCGACGAATGAGTGCATTGAGATATCGTTCAACGGGTTCAGGTACAACCGGTTGTTGAGCACCCACTCGTGGTACTTGACGTCGAATTTCCCGTCACCGAGCTCGTACTCGTCTTCAGTTTCGATCGTTAACTGGTCGTCGGCGAACTGTTCGATAGACTCCATCCCGGCTCGGAATCGTGTCTTGGCTTGCGGGTACACGTCGTCAGCGTTCTGCAACGCGGCTTCGTAATCGGTGTACGCTGAGTGGAGGATCCGGGCGGCGTACGATTGTGACGGTACCAGGCTAGCGTAGTACTGTTTCGTGATTGCGCGTTTGCCGAGCGCCATGCCGTGTTCCGGATTGATTTCAACGGCTTTGTGATGCCAGTGCAGTGCTTCGCATACCCTTCCGGTTCTGGCGAGGTACCCGGCGAAATTCGTGTACCGTTGGAGTTGTTGTGTGGGTGTGACGTCGGTGTCGTATTCGTCGCTGACGCTAGCTCTGGCATGCCCGATCGCGTTTAACAGGTCGGTAGATTCGAAGAACGTGTGTTGCGTATCGTCGCCGGTGACGGTGTGTCGGAGCGAGTACGCGTTCGCTAATTGGTAGTGTCGAATCGCTTCGTGTGCCGGTGACAAGGCGTCAGTGTCGGGGAACGTTTCGGTGTGCAATTCGATGATGCGATCTAACCCGTCTTGCCGTTGCAGGTCTTCCGACAGGTTGTACAGCACGCCGGTGAGGTGTAGTCGCGTTTCATCGTGGAGCTCCGCCCAGTCTGCATCGTCTGCGTTGACGAGGGTAGTGTACGCGGCGTCTGGATTCTCGATACCACGGTTCACGTGGATGTGTTCGGAAAGGTCCTGAAGATTATCTGGGACGTCAGGCATGGTGTAGTCTCACGGTGCAGTGAACGTGAGCTTTCGGCATATTGAAGCGCTATTTTTAGATACAACTTTGGATGAAACAGTCTGTCGATAGAGACTGCGAACTGTATCAGAGGATGTTCTCCTTCTGAAGCGACACGTACATGGGCGATAAACTGGTTTGAGAATCCAATCAACCCCCAAGGATATAGGCAGATCCAGGCACGCTGCTTGGAAGTTTCAATTCAACTTTGTCTTTTGTTATTCTGGTACCCACAGTCAACTGGTTGAATTCAGGGACAAATCTGCCAACCTCTACAGGACCATACTTCTGTAGGGCATCGTCAAATGCATCTGGTGAATGAGCAGGGGTGTATTTTCCAGGGACAACACAAACTACGTGACAGAATTTTCCTGTCCCAAGAATAACATCGAGCTTTCGGTATAATGCTGCCAATCTGCTTCGGTAGTAGATCTCGAAAACGACTGGTTCCGGTTCCTCGATATATACATCAGCGGTCATCGAGCCATTGCCTTTGGTGATTTGCGATTCGATTTGAACGGAATCTCGATTGTACCCCAGCTGATTACAGGCCGTTTTGATTGCGAGTTCACATCCCATTTGATGGACGACTGAAGTCTGTGCTCGGCTGAAGCAGTCGTCTTGGTCCCCATCGGTGTGAAGGAATTGTCGGTGGGTGTCAGCATGTCTGTCGAATACTACCTCCTCAGCACAGAGTAGGCAATGATAAGTGTCATCATCTGTGTAACGTGACTCTGGATCCATTACCTCGGAGCCATCAACCAACTGCTCGCTTGGTGTGTGTATCGCTATGAACATGAGTTGGATTACTGGATATCCGGTGGTGCAAGGTTTTTCATCGAAAAGTCGGATCTCGGAACATATCTTCCGGCGAGCTCGGCGAGTTCCCTTGTACGCTCGATATCGGCCAAGTTGTGCCTGAGCAGTGGTGCCCATTCTGCCTGCTCAAATGCTGTAACAGCGGCTTTACTATCGTCGAATGGATCATAGCTTACATCACCAATGAGCATGTCGTAAACTCCTACCAAGTCGCGCACATCGTTTGTGTCGAAACGACTGATCGCATCCATCATGTCGGCGTAGGGAATTTCGCGGAATGGCCATGGAATATCGTTCCGGAGACATGCAGATCTAAGAAATGGAAGGTCAAATCCACCCTTCCAAACTTCTCCATTGTAGGCCGTCAAATAGTGCATGTCGCCATCAATAGCTTCATCAACGAATTGTGCAAGGGTCTGTAGTAGCACCTCTTCGTTATCAACGACTCTGAGTTCAGTCGATTTGTTTGTATACTGACCCAGCTCATCTCTAAGGAGACCACGATCAGCAGGGCGACTTTGAGTGTTGAGAACCAACCAATTCCGAAGTTGGTGTGAGAATCCTGCAACAGTCACTACAGATCCCTCTTGAAGTCCTGACGTCTCAATATCGAAGGCGACTGGTGCGAGATCTCCCATACCGATCTATACACCATCCACTAACATAATTGTCTGCAAACCCGAGTGAAAGTGGTTCTAAGACGTTCTACCCGAACATTCAAATTCATCCGGGCTTGGATAAGTCTGACTTCTATTCCGAATTCTGGGAAGCTCACTAATCATACCGCCAATAACAGCATTTCCGAGTGATTTGGTCGAACGTTTAGGAGTTGGATTACAGAAGGTGAAAGTAATGTCTTCTACTGGCTGTCATCAAACGGTACTAAGTCCCGATGGCGAAACGATATTGGGAGATCTTCGTCTGACTCTATGTTCAGAAGAATATATGAGTATGAATCTGTGTTCCGTTTGGTTTCTGTACCAAGGTCATCTGTGAAGACTTCAAGGACCTCACAAATCATGTTATTATACTTGGAGTCTGGATCGGCAGACTCGATGTATATCTGTACTTTTTCTCCAACAGAGTATGGCTCACTTGCAGGCTGGGGAATATCTTCCATTGGTTCGTGTTGACCAGCCAAGCTGCATCAGTCCTTTGTGAAATGTCCGTGAAGTTGAGAACCTCCCCAGCTGATCAACGATGAGGTAATACGATGGCTGAGTAGCCGAAACCGTTTAGAGCGGCTTTTCGAACACCGAATTCCGTACTCCACGAGACTCCCCTTATCCTATCACTCTTCGGACTCGGACACGGTTCTCCTCAGATGAGATAACGCTAGAATACATACAACTGCTACATTCTACGGGCGAGACCCGTTTCTGAATCTTGTTGTCACTCGTGATAGTAGCATACACTATCCGGAAAGAACACTGTGCGACGGCAGAGATCGCTCGCTGTAGCTTCTTCACCGCAATGATACGTCGGGTTTTCATGCTGTTCTGAAAGGATGAAATACCGCTGAGTCAGGGAGCGTCCTTGGTGTGTGTCTGGGAAGCCCATAACTTGGCGGATAATGTTTCCCTTGAATCCCTTCTCGGCTAGTATCTTTCCGAACGTCATCCGCAGATTTGCCCCCGAGATGGTCTTGTCGCTACCGGCGCGCTTCCCAATATTCTCCAACCGATGGTTCACCGTTGCGGGCGTACAGACTCGATCGTGTGTGGCGAAGTATGTCTCTATGAAGTCAGCGAACT
Encoded proteins:
- a CDS encoding LA2681 family HEPN domain-containing protein, giving the protein MPDVPDNLQDLSEHIHVNRGIENPDAAYTTLVNADDADWAELHDETRLHLTGVLYNLSEDLQRQDGLDRIIELHTETFPDTDALSPAHEAIRHYQLANAYSLRHTVTGDDTQHTFFESTDLLNAIGHARASVSDEYDTDVTPTQQLQRYTNFAGYLARTGRVCEALHWHHKAVEINPEHGMALGKRAITKQYYASLVPSQSYAARILHSAYTDYEAALQNADDVYPQAKTRFRAGMESIEQFADDQLTIETEDEYELGDGKFDVKYHEWVLNNRLYLNPLNDISMHSFVAHDPVTLPGMIMPDGEEFPYPGVFNQIKQEFVSARYMYYEGWMRSVGHSSDRNVTLQDTLDYSVYGYRTEQIKSAFRTAYSVFDKIAVIINEYYDLGHDDPSFRSVWHNRGHYSKGLEEQFVDSDNWALNALFWLRKDFHEDSGQNDDESPVVVAHELRDLRNAIEHDYLKVYRDGIVSEPPDRSWLQDTQYYPVGEKELREVTVEMLRLARAALLYTTFALAEEERMKREEIDGTVLPMGGNATIPDDEKR